One Haloterrigena salifodinae DNA window includes the following coding sequences:
- a CDS encoding polyprenyl synthetase family protein yields MRETLAEWRPAIDEAIADLVPREIDADYLASFFGDPTYEYDPDAIQRALSTPLWDLLDRGGKRWRAVLFLVFVEGFGEDPAAYVDYACIPEILHNGTIIVDDVEDEATIRRGERALHRVYGRDIALNAGNAMYFLPLKILTENPADLPAERRLAAYEMLVAELNRTHLGQGMDIRWHNEDDVRVTTDEYLEMCACKTGCLARIVARLAAIITDQPDDVEAAVARYAELTAVAFQIGDDILDVEHSLGRAGDFGKAFGNDIREGKQTLLVIHAIQESDPERARRLQEILAAESNTDAEIAEALAIIEDAGSLEYARERALELAARAREAVDRLEFDAETTRELHEFTEFVIEREE; encoded by the coding sequence ATGCGGGAGACGCTTGCCGAGTGGCGGCCGGCCATCGACGAGGCGATCGCCGATCTGGTCCCACGCGAAATCGACGCCGACTACCTCGCATCGTTCTTCGGCGATCCGACCTACGAGTACGATCCCGACGCCATCCAGCGGGCGCTGTCGACGCCGCTGTGGGACCTCCTCGACCGCGGCGGGAAACGGTGGCGCGCGGTGCTCTTTCTCGTCTTCGTCGAGGGGTTCGGCGAGGATCCGGCGGCGTACGTCGACTACGCCTGTATCCCGGAGATCCTCCACAACGGGACGATCATCGTCGACGACGTCGAGGACGAGGCGACGATCCGCCGCGGCGAACGCGCACTCCACCGCGTCTACGGGCGGGATATCGCTCTCAACGCCGGCAACGCGATGTACTTCCTGCCGCTGAAGATCCTGACCGAGAACCCCGCCGACCTCCCGGCGGAGCGACGGCTCGCCGCCTACGAGATGCTGGTGGCGGAACTCAACCGCACGCACCTCGGCCAGGGGATGGACATCCGCTGGCACAACGAGGACGACGTGCGGGTTACCACCGACGAGTACCTCGAGATGTGCGCGTGCAAGACGGGCTGTCTCGCCCGGATCGTGGCCCGACTTGCGGCGATCATCACCGACCAACCCGACGACGTCGAGGCGGCCGTCGCGCGGTACGCGGAGCTGACCGCCGTCGCCTTCCAGATCGGCGACGACATCTTGGACGTCGAGCACTCGCTGGGCCGGGCCGGCGACTTCGGCAAGGCGTTCGGCAACGACATCCGCGAGGGCAAGCAGACGCTGCTGGTCATCCACGCGATCCAGGAGAGCGATCCCGAGCGGGCCCGACGACTGCAGGAGATCCTCGCCGCGGAGTCCAACACCGACGCGGAGATCGCCGAGGCCCTCGCGATCATCGAGGACGCCGGCAGCCTCGAGTACGCCCGCGAGCGCGCCCTCGAGCTAGCCGCCCGGGCCCGGGAGGCGGTCGATCGCCTCGAGTTCGACGCGGAGACGACCCGGGAACTCCACGAGTTTACCGAGTTCGTCATCGAGCGCGAGGAGTGA
- a CDS encoding DUF7541 family protein — MVDHSSANDRGERDRERPTASPWPVLVAIGLAGSEVGIVVDLLPVAVGGLVLFAASVAGILAESDHVADPLPVAMGFGAVFALGGGMLYALGTDTVAPAATDGLTGLTTRGLAIAIAGIVTVVGTVIVHYRRR; from the coding sequence ATGGTCGATCACTCGAGTGCGAACGACCGCGGCGAGCGCGATCGCGAGCGGCCGACGGCGAGTCCGTGGCCCGTGCTGGTCGCGATCGGACTCGCGGGATCGGAGGTCGGCATCGTCGTCGACCTCCTCCCGGTCGCGGTCGGCGGACTCGTGCTGTTCGCTGCCAGCGTCGCGGGGATCCTCGCCGAGTCGGACCACGTCGCTGACCCCTTGCCGGTCGCGATGGGTTTCGGCGCGGTCTTCGCGCTCGGCGGCGGCATGCTGTACGCGCTCGGAACCGACACCGTCGCCCCCGCAGCGACCGACGGACTGACCGGGCTCACCACCCGCGGCCTCGCGATCGCGATCGCCGGCATCGTGACGGTCGTTGGAACGGTGATCGTCCACTACCGACGCCGCTAA
- a CDS encoding DUF6684 family protein → MSRRAFDAEITLDLAVNLIPLAIMVFFVALFAVFNPWGVEPLQSTIQFAILLSMIATLGFVTYYAARVIERDDRTYHDTTTINQEKD, encoded by the coding sequence ATGAGCCGACGCGCATTCGACGCCGAAATCACGCTCGATCTCGCGGTCAACCTGATTCCCCTCGCGATTATGGTGTTCTTCGTCGCGCTCTTCGCGGTGTTCAACCCGTGGGGGGTCGAACCGCTGCAGTCGACGATCCAGTTCGCAATCCTGCTGTCGATGATCGCGACGCTGGGCTTCGTCACCTACTACGCGGCGCGTGTGATCGAACGGGACGACCGTACGTATCACGATACGACGACGATAAATCAAGAGAAGGACTGA
- a CDS encoding DUF7520 family protein, with protein sequence MTADRRLGGRRVVGGLCLVLIAATATFGAILGYALPIVTDLEEITVLETVVPVTPVTFALYGGVTVGVFLVTFLLIVQFVSRFDENAV encoded by the coding sequence GTGACTGCCGATCGACGACTGGGCGGTCGCCGCGTGGTCGGCGGCCTCTGTCTCGTACTGATCGCCGCCACCGCCACCTTCGGCGCCATCCTCGGCTACGCCCTGCCGATTGTGACGGACCTCGAGGAGATCACTGTCCTCGAGACGGTCGTTCCCGTTACACCGGTCACGTTCGCCCTCTACGGCGGCGTGACCGTCGGCGTCTTTCTGGTGACGTTCCTCTTGATCGTCCAGTTCGTCTCGCGGTTCGACGAA